Proteins encoded together in one uncultured Desulfosarcina sp. window:
- the flgM gene encoding flagellar biosynthesis anti-sigma factor FlgM has protein sequence MKINGTDLQSVLNVYQSNQAQAKQTQAEDRSQEATETVVQQDRLDLSQQGQAIADAQRAIAAVPDVRESLVEEIRNQVENGTYTVDQQKAAEGILRESMVNQAAMA, from the coding sequence ATGAAAATAAATGGCACTGACCTTCAGTCCGTACTCAATGTCTATCAGAGCAACCAGGCCCAGGCAAAACAAACGCAAGCAGAGGATCGTTCCCAGGAAGCGACAGAGACCGTTGTGCAACAGGACCGCCTGGATTTGAGCCAGCAGGGACAGGCGATCGCCGATGCCCAGCGGGCCATCGCAGCCGTTCCGGATGTCAGGGAATCACTGGTGGAAGAGATCCGCAACCAAGTGGAAAACGGAACCTATACCGTGGACCAGCAGAAGGCCGCCGAGGGCATTTTAAGAGAATCCATGGTCAATCAGGCGGCGATGGCCTAA
- a CDS encoding translocation/assembly module TamB domain-containing protein, whose amino-acid sequence MKAIRKPILIVILILVVGCLIVFSGLTTWIGSSSGRYWLQSRIDTVIAGTVTIDDIRLSLIAPRLELAGVTLYDPQGTKVAGFDRFSITLRWLPLLSREVHITNIDLKSPWADLIQDKVAGLNLMAAVAVSDSEKNATAPPEDGSGLPVNIVCDALHLSSGRLSFKMADGGIEVRLDGLSLLGAGNLGAKQAELSLDAPRIDYQSTALCLPQTHLAIKALMDGDRLELPTFRIVTGNTTANLQGTATALTAQPVVDASLDIQSELAEIANVLAVSGDYSGRIKAGLTFKGPVANPAAKLALKMDQGLLAGRQVYQMRLLLNLEDRLATISDAAIELAGGTIGLDATVNLKDAFPSDLLTPPADVNALAYTLDLDFDIPELAPWVGPQAEIGGALEGKAHLEGTGTDPSAMAARLTLDAKGKHLSAPKTAIRPMDASLNLTARLEQGTAIIDRLAAATQGLNLAGTGSFGIQAKNLLADLKVDATDLAPVLALAGVEGARGSIDATVHAQGSLDRPQLALNLLAADLNTGACALGDLNLEADMDPEGHLNLTTLTLHNNQSHIQGSGRLRLQPGNFRIDPDTTTEAVFAFTTISAADFVPAALPVDGTLNGRLAINGPLKALQGDLTLKATSLARQGIAIGDLDTHLVWDNGTLHIQRLKLANQDSTLSAHGDMQLLLPGTTQPMDDPSFTVDLSSDHLDPEIFTDLAKGDFTLRASLDGSLGAPRGTITLEGKQITAGGQSIEALSLDGRLDPDKLWIDRLATQIASTGTIDVDGWVGMDRTLDIRLNADGIDLTDIGALNGQASIGGRLSATATARGTLENPDVSGKLTLADITGNGAAMHDMHLDFGLSDMRATAWGDIGFGLDAACDLRQGDFQADLLFDQTETAAYFKAAGFENLSGNLSGRISAAGNIHDAPHLKANVAIDALHLFSREISLVEADRLRMSLEDGTLSIPEFDMRLLSTGDLSLKGEASLNGSLNMQIDGHLPIAAAGAFVPDLVDAAGSIAINGRVSGTALAPAVDGRIDLDAIAMEIPGLAQKLHDLNGHIEVSGDTIRFRDVGGFLDTGSFGVDGTIGHEKFSPTDVKLAIKAKALPLEVPDTLSLLLNSDIDIAGQNGVAEASGKILILEGVYYKDVKISPLKLATTREREVHPESAPLSIPYFKTVNLDIDIGSRQPLTVQNNLADLEISPDLNLGGTLARPVVSGRAQVKEGTVTFQKKNFEVTKGVIDFVNPYKTEAEIDITSEATIRSWTITLSIKGPPDNLELKMTSDPTETDADILSLILLGRTSDELRNGEGGTKSSNAQIMAEMIASTFGEDIKKHTGVDILEVEETGDDDDEENGVKVTVGKHLSDRMTVKYAVESKGGEIVQQAISEYKLLENILISGFQGNDGVYGSELTFRIEFR is encoded by the coding sequence ATGAAAGCAATACGCAAGCCCATCCTGATCGTCATTTTGATCCTTGTGGTCGGATGTTTGATCGTCTTTAGCGGCCTGACCACCTGGATCGGTTCCAGTTCCGGTCGTTATTGGCTGCAATCCAGAATCGACACGGTGATAGCCGGCACGGTGACCATCGACGACATCCGGCTGTCGTTGATCGCCCCGCGCCTTGAACTGGCCGGGGTGACCTTATATGATCCGCAGGGAACGAAGGTGGCTGGTTTTGACCGTTTTTCCATCACCCTGCGCTGGTTGCCGCTCCTGAGCCGGGAAGTCCACATCACGAATATTGACCTTAAATCCCCCTGGGCGGACCTGATCCAGGACAAGGTTGCGGGGCTGAATCTGATGGCCGCGGTTGCGGTTTCCGATTCCGAAAAAAATGCCACGGCTCCCCCGGAAGACGGCAGCGGCCTGCCGGTCAATATCGTCTGCGACGCGTTGCACCTCTCCAGCGGCCGCCTCTCTTTCAAAATGGCCGATGGCGGTATCGAGGTTCGATTGGACGGCCTTTCCCTTCTCGGTGCCGGCAATCTCGGCGCAAAACAGGCCGAACTCTCGTTAGACGCGCCCCGCATCGACTACCAGTCAACGGCTCTTTGCTTGCCGCAAACGCACCTCGCCATCAAGGCGCTGATGGATGGCGACCGACTGGAGTTGCCAACCTTTCGCATCGTCACCGGCAACACCACGGCGAATCTTCAAGGCACCGCAACGGCACTGACCGCCCAGCCGGTGGTGGACGCATCGCTCGATATCCAGAGCGAGCTTGCCGAGATCGCAAATGTCTTGGCGGTTTCCGGCGATTACAGCGGCAGGATCAAGGCTGGCCTGACCTTCAAAGGCCCCGTGGCCAACCCAGCGGCCAAGCTGGCTCTGAAAATGGATCAGGGCCTTCTGGCCGGCAGGCAGGTGTATCAGATGCGGCTGTTGCTGAACCTTGAAGACCGCCTGGCCACCATCAGCGACGCCGCAATCGAACTTGCCGGCGGCACCATCGGCCTTGACGCGACGGTAAATCTAAAGGACGCGTTTCCATCGGACCTTCTTACCCCACCGGCCGACGTGAATGCCCTGGCTTATACCCTCGATCTGGATTTCGATATTCCGGAGCTGGCGCCGTGGGTCGGACCACAGGCTGAAATCGGCGGCGCCCTCGAAGGCAAGGCGCACCTCGAAGGCACGGGGACCGACCCGTCGGCGATGGCTGCCCGGCTGACCCTCGATGCGAAAGGGAAGCACCTGTCTGCCCCCAAAACGGCAATCCGGCCCATGGATGCCAGCCTGAACCTGACGGCACGCCTGGAACAGGGAACGGCGATCATCGATCGATTGGCTGCCGCCACCCAAGGATTGAACCTGGCCGGCACGGGGAGTTTTGGTATTCAGGCCAAGAACCTGCTCGCCGACCTCAAGGTCGATGCCACGGATCTCGCACCGGTTCTGGCCCTTGCCGGTGTCGAAGGGGCCAGGGGCAGCATCGATGCCACCGTGCATGCCCAAGGATCCCTTGACCGGCCCCAATTGGCGCTGAACCTTTTGGCCGCCGACCTCAATACCGGCGCTTGTGCCCTGGGCGATTTGAATCTTGAAGCCGACATGGATCCCGAAGGCCACTTGAATCTTACCACCCTGACCCTGCACAACAACCAATCCCATATTCAGGGCAGCGGCCGTTTGCGCCTTCAGCCCGGCAATTTTCGGATCGATCCGGATACCACCACCGAAGCGGTGTTCGCGTTCACCACCATTTCAGCCGCCGATTTTGTGCCTGCGGCGCTGCCCGTGGATGGCACCTTGAATGGGCGGCTGGCTATCAATGGCCCTCTGAAGGCGCTGCAGGGAGACCTCACCCTCAAGGCGACCTCCCTGGCCCGCCAGGGCATTGCCATCGGCGATCTTGACACCCATCTGGTCTGGGACAATGGCACGCTTCATATTCAGCGGCTGAAACTGGCCAATCAGGATTCCACCCTCTCGGCCCATGGCGACATGCAGCTCTTGCTCCCCGGCACCACCCAGCCCATGGATGACCCGTCGTTCACCGTCGATCTTTCTTCCGACCACCTCGATCCGGAAATCTTTACCGATCTGGCCAAGGGCGATTTCACCCTGCGGGCGTCGCTGGACGGAAGCCTCGGCGCTCCCCGGGGGACCATCACCCTTGAAGGCAAGCAAATCACGGCTGGCGGCCAATCTATTGAGGCGCTTTCCCTGGACGGCCGCCTTGATCCGGACAAGCTTTGGATTGACCGGCTTGCAACGCAAATCGCGTCCACGGGTACCATCGACGTGGACGGCTGGGTGGGAATGGACCGTACCCTGGACATCCGACTGAACGCAGACGGCATCGATCTTACCGATATCGGCGCCCTTAATGGCCAGGCCTCCATCGGCGGCAGGCTGAGCGCCACGGCCACGGCCCGCGGAACCCTCGAAAACCCGGACGTAAGCGGCAAGTTAACCCTTGCCGACATCACCGGCAATGGCGCGGCCATGCACGACATGCACCTTGATTTTGGCCTTAGCGACATGCGGGCCACAGCCTGGGGCGATATCGGCTTCGGGTTGGATGCGGCCTGCGATTTACGGCAGGGGGATTTTCAAGCCGATCTTCTTTTCGACCAGACCGAGACGGCCGCCTATTTCAAAGCTGCCGGTTTTGAAAACCTCAGCGGCAACCTCTCCGGCCGGATCAGCGCAGCCGGCAACATTCACGATGCGCCCCATCTCAAGGCGAACGTGGCCATTGACGCCCTGCATCTTTTTTCACGTGAAATATCTTTGGTCGAGGCCGACCGGCTGCGCATGAGCCTGGAAGACGGCACCCTTTCCATCCCCGAATTCGATATGCGTCTTCTATCCACCGGGGACCTTTCCCTGAAAGGCGAAGCCAGCCTGAACGGCAGCCTGAACATGCAAATCGACGGGCATCTGCCCATTGCCGCGGCCGGCGCCTTCGTTCCCGACCTGGTAGACGCCGCCGGCAGCATAGCCATTAACGGCAGGGTGTCCGGCACCGCACTGGCACCGGCGGTCGACGGTCGCATCGACCTTGACGCCATCGCCATGGAGATTCCCGGCCTGGCCCAGAAACTTCACGATTTGAACGGCCATATTGAGGTTTCAGGCGACACGATCCGGTTTCGAGACGTTGGCGGTTTCCTGGATACCGGCTCCTTCGGCGTTGACGGAACCATCGGCCATGAAAAGTTCTCGCCAACGGACGTCAAACTGGCGATCAAGGCCAAGGCCCTTCCCCTGGAAGTTCCCGACACACTGTCCCTTTTGCTCAACTCGGATATCGACATCGCTGGCCAGAACGGGGTTGCCGAGGCCAGCGGAAAAATTCTGATTCTGGAAGGCGTCTATTACAAAGACGTCAAAATCAGCCCGCTCAAACTGGCCACCACGCGCGAGCGCGAGGTCCATCCGGAGTCCGCACCCCTGTCCATTCCCTATTTTAAAACGGTCAATCTGGACATCGACATCGGCAGCCGGCAACCCCTGACCGTGCAAAACAACCTGGCCGATCTCGAAATCAGCCCGGACCTCAATCTCGGCGGGACCCTGGCCCGCCCCGTTGTCAGCGGCCGGGCTCAGGTCAAGGAGGGGACCGTCACCTTCCAGAAAAAGAATTTTGAGGTGACCAAAGGCGTAATCGATTTCGTCAATCCGTACAAAACCGAAGCCGAGATCGACATCACCAGCGAAGCCACGATCCGCAGCTGGACGATCACGTTGTCCATCAAGGGGCCGCCGGACAACCTGGAACTTAAAATGACCTCCGACCCCACCGAGACCGACGCGGATATTCTCTCCCTGATTCTTTTGGGCCGGACCAGCGACGAGCTGAGAAACGGCGAAGGCGGCACCAAGAGCAGCAACGCACAGATCATGGCGGAAATGATCGCCAGCACCTTTGGCGAGGATATCAAGAAGCACACCGGGGTGGATATCCTGGAAGTGGAGGAGACCGGTGACGACGACGATGAGGAAAACGGGGTGAAGGTCACCGTGGGAAAACACCTGTCCGACCGCATGACCGTCAAGTACGCCGTGGAATCCAAGGGCGGCGAAATCGTCCAGCAGGCCATATCCGAATACAAGCTGCTGGAAAACATCTTGATCAGCGGCTTTCAGGGCAACGACGGCGTTTACGGATCGGAGTTGACCTTCCGCATCGAATTCAGGTGA
- a CDS encoding PAS domain S-box protein: MSSKSPDQPVLDDRTPLYKSGIVGNYINYLKSLGGVDIDDLLSCCELDLIDINDEGYFLSQEQINRFHRCLDERLNDPEISYKVGLHALKMKSTGTVMQYGLQFITPAAMYKAVERVYPKWSRGHLSRTTIIGKNRARISISVRQGLHEKPFQCENRRGVFEAIGEIHTGRPATVTHPTCIHRGDAACEYEVTWEERSSAVWKRAGAYFSLLSVLIAAGAFFLVSPIVWTVLTLCLTAIDLSIFLVSGIKNSRELAGFLKEQGNAAGRLLKENETRYQNSRLVFEIGRAGADILEVDSFLDTVLDSMARNLDFTRAMILLCDSQGQYLQYAAGFGFSWFEQQFLEGLKYPIDLESSSDLFIKILRSGNPIVLNNAQEKKAEMAPNSITLLERLKVEALVGIPLVYKQEPLGLLFVDTQKAKREYTTSDVNILMGIAMQIATGLVNARSYERLRESENRYRLLAENVNDVIWVLDIDSLTMTYVSPSVEKVMGFTPEEIMAMTIDQYLTPESFDHTAAVLGQAVEEVRTGQIDPHNYGQTLEIEEYHKDGSIIPVEVTAGLMVDGNGQPSGVLGISRDLSERKKTEQERREMERRLQQGHKMESLGTMAGSIAHNFNNLLMVVLGNLELAKEDLPENAPADKSIQRAINASQRAADLSSMMLTYVGQLKKESFPVNLSQLVTTELEKLDESKMAHVHLELDLTDPMPLVAADTDQMRQVISGFITNAIEALGGEKGRVRISTGTMQCDSGYLSTTYLKEDLPEGLYAYVAVADTGCGMDPETLGKVFDPFYSTKFTGRGLGMAAVMGIIRSHSGAVKVESEKGKGSTFTALFPIQGVSLNRETTAPVEENSAPDEKTVLLVDDEDMVMEIGCRFLERLGYRVETASSGQETIDLLNRATQRVDCVLLDLTMPGMDGLETMREIKKIRSDLKIIIVSGYTRQQIEDRFANLAPPDEFIHKPFEMKVLKETLDRVMAKSD, from the coding sequence ATGTCAAGTAAATCGCCAGATCAACCGGTCCTCGACGACCGGACGCCCCTCTATAAAAGCGGTATTGTGGGCAATTATATCAATTATCTGAAATCCCTGGGGGGCGTGGATATCGACGATCTGTTGAGCTGCTGCGAACTGGATCTCATCGACATCAACGACGAAGGTTATTTCCTGAGCCAGGAACAGATCAACAGGTTCCACCGCTGCCTGGATGAAAGGCTTAACGATCCCGAAATTTCATACAAAGTCGGCCTGCATGCCCTGAAAATGAAGTCAACGGGGACGGTGATGCAGTACGGCCTGCAATTCATCACCCCCGCCGCCATGTACAAAGCCGTGGAGCGGGTCTATCCCAAGTGGTCGCGAGGGCATCTCAGCCGGACCACGATCATCGGCAAAAACCGGGCCCGGATTTCCATCTCCGTTCGCCAGGGCCTGCATGAAAAGCCCTTTCAGTGCGAAAACCGTCGCGGAGTTTTCGAGGCCATCGGCGAGATCCACACCGGTCGGCCGGCAACGGTCACCCATCCGACCTGCATCCATCGCGGCGACGCTGCCTGCGAGTACGAGGTAACCTGGGAAGAGCGGTCATCCGCTGTCTGGAAACGGGCAGGCGCCTATTTCAGCCTGCTTTCCGTCTTGATCGCCGCCGGTGCCTTTTTCCTGGTTTCGCCCATCGTCTGGACCGTGCTGACGCTCTGTTTGACCGCCATCGACCTGTCCATTTTTCTGGTGAGCGGCATCAAGAACAGCCGCGAATTGGCCGGTTTTCTCAAAGAGCAGGGAAATGCCGCCGGTCGACTGCTCAAGGAAAACGAAACCCGCTACCAGAATTCCCGCCTGGTCTTCGAAATCGGTCGCGCCGGCGCCGACATTCTGGAGGTCGATTCCTTTTTGGATACCGTATTGGATTCCATGGCACGCAACCTGGATTTCACCCGGGCAATGATCCTGTTGTGCGACAGCCAGGGCCAGTACCTGCAATACGCCGCCGGCTTCGGTTTCTCCTGGTTCGAGCAGCAATTTTTAGAGGGCTTGAAGTACCCCATCGATCTGGAAAGCTCTTCCGACCTTTTTATTAAAATCCTGAGATCCGGCAACCCGATCGTGCTGAACAATGCCCAAGAGAAAAAAGCCGAAATGGCGCCCAACAGCATCACTCTGCTGGAACGGCTCAAGGTCGAGGCCCTCGTCGGTATTCCCCTGGTTTACAAACAGGAGCCTTTAGGGCTTCTTTTCGTGGATACCCAAAAGGCCAAGCGCGAGTATACCACCAGCGATGTCAACATCCTCATGGGCATCGCAATGCAAATCGCTACCGGCCTCGTCAACGCCCGCTCCTACGAGCGCCTCCGGGAAAGCGAAAACCGCTACCGCTTGCTGGCCGAGAACGTCAACGATGTCATCTGGGTTCTGGATATCGATTCTTTGACCATGACATATGTGAGCCCTTCGGTGGAAAAGGTCATGGGGTTTACCCCTGAAGAAATCATGGCCATGACCATCGACCAGTACCTGACCCCCGAATCCTTCGATCATACCGCTGCTGTCCTGGGACAAGCCGTCGAGGAGGTGCGGACAGGGCAGATCGACCCCCATAATTACGGCCAAACTTTAGAGATTGAAGAGTACCATAAGGATGGAAGCATCATCCCCGTGGAGGTTACCGCCGGATTGATGGTCGACGGCAACGGGCAACCCAGTGGCGTCCTTGGTATTTCCCGGGATCTGTCGGAACGCAAAAAAACCGAACAGGAACGCAGGGAAATGGAGAGGCGGCTTCAGCAGGGCCACAAGATGGAAAGCCTTGGCACCATGGCCGGATCCATTGCCCATAACTTCAACAATCTGCTGATGGTGGTGCTGGGCAATCTGGAACTCGCCAAAGAAGACCTGCCGGAAAACGCGCCGGCTGACAAAAGCATCCAGCGCGCCATCAATGCCTCCCAACGGGCTGCCGACCTCAGCAGCATGATGTTGACCTATGTGGGCCAACTGAAAAAGGAGAGCTTTCCGGTAAACCTGTCCCAACTGGTCACGACGGAACTGGAAAAGCTGGACGAATCCAAAATGGCCCATGTCCATCTGGAGCTGGATCTGACCGACCCCATGCCCCTGGTGGCCGCAGACACGGATCAGATGCGCCAGGTGATTTCCGGCTTCATCACCAATGCCATCGAAGCGCTGGGAGGGGAAAAGGGGCGGGTGCGCATATCCACCGGAACCATGCAATGCGATTCCGGCTACCTGTCCACGACCTACCTGAAGGAAGACCTTCCCGAAGGCCTGTATGCATACGTGGCCGTTGCCGATACCGGCTGCGGCATGGATCCGGAAACGCTGGGCAAGGTTTTCGATCCTTTCTATTCCACCAAATTTACCGGCCGCGGACTGGGCATGGCAGCCGTCATGGGCATCATTCGCTCCCATTCCGGAGCGGTGAAAGTGGAAAGCGAAAAAGGCAAGGGCTCGACGTTCACCGCCCTGTTTCCCATTCAGGGAGTCTCCCTGAACCGGGAGACGACCGCTCCGGTTGAAGAGAATTCCGCTCCCGACGAAAAAACCGTCTTGCTCGTGGACGATGAGGACATGGTGATGGAAATCGGCTGCCGGTTCCTCGAACGGCTCGGCTACCGGGTCGAAACGGCGTCGAGCGGCCAGGAAACGATCGATCTTCTTAACCGGGCCACTCAGCGCGTAGACTGCGTTTTACTGGATTTGACCATGCCCGGCATGGACGGCCTGGAAACCATGCGGGAAATCAAAAAGATCCGGTCCGATCTGAAAATCATCATCGTCAGCGGCTATACCCGCCAGCAGATCGAGGACCGCTTTGCCAATCTTGCCCCTCCGGATGAATTTATCCACAAACCGTTTGAAATGAAGGTGTTGAAGGAAACCCTCGACCGCGTGATGGCAAAATCCGATTGA
- the gdhA gene encoding NADP-specific glutamate dehydrogenase produces MPQVPPSTQARDPNEIEFMQAVGNVMTSVKPVLDQNPEYRHHGIVERIVEPERIITFRVPWLDDSGQVRVNRGFRIEMNSAIGPYKGGLRFHPSVNQSILKFLAFEHVFKNALTTLPMGGGAGGSDFDPKGKSDDEVMRFCQSFMAELFRHIGANTDVPEGDIGVGSREIGYLFGMYRKLNNRFTGVLTGKGLNWGGSLIRPEAAGLGCVYFAAQMLARRNDTLEGKTCLVSGSGNVAQATVRKLIELGAKVVAMSDSSGHIYDEEGIDAEKLAFIQRLKNIRRGRISEYTEKYTHASYTATDPAQEENPLWRHRAQCVFPCATQNEIDKADAYRLINNNVKMICEGASMPCTAEAQEIFIDKGIPYAPGKAANAGGVAVSGLELTQNSIRLTWLGEEVEQRLKIIMKGIHDTCLSAAEAYGHPGNYLVGANIAGFVKVADAMLDQGVI; encoded by the coding sequence ATGCCCCAAGTCCCCCCGAGCACCCAGGCCAGGGACCCCAACGAAATCGAATTCATGCAGGCGGTCGGCAATGTTATGACCAGCGTGAAACCCGTCCTGGACCAAAATCCCGAATACCGCCACCACGGGATTGTGGAGCGAATCGTGGAGCCGGAGCGGATCATCACGTTCCGCGTTCCATGGCTGGACGACAGCGGCCAGGTCCGGGTCAACCGGGGCTTTCGCATCGAAATGAACAGCGCCATCGGCCCGTATAAAGGCGGGTTGCGGTTCCACCCTTCCGTCAATCAGAGCATCCTCAAATTCCTGGCCTTCGAACATGTTTTTAAAAATGCGCTCACGACCCTGCCCATGGGCGGAGGCGCGGGCGGCTCGGATTTCGATCCCAAGGGGAAGTCGGACGATGAGGTCATGCGCTTTTGCCAGAGCTTCATGGCCGAACTGTTCCGCCACATCGGGGCGAATACGGACGTTCCCGAGGGAGATATCGGGGTGGGGTCCCGCGAAATCGGCTATCTGTTCGGTATGTATCGGAAACTGAACAATCGATTCACCGGCGTGCTCACCGGCAAGGGCTTGAACTGGGGCGGCAGCCTGATCCGGCCCGAAGCGGCCGGTCTGGGCTGCGTCTATTTCGCCGCCCAGATGCTGGCCCGTCGCAACGATACCCTGGAGGGCAAAACCTGCCTGGTTTCCGGCTCCGGCAACGTGGCCCAGGCGACCGTCCGCAAACTGATCGAACTGGGCGCCAAAGTTGTCGCCATGTCCGATTCGTCGGGCCACATTTATGACGAAGAGGGGATCGATGCGGAAAAGCTCGCCTTTATCCAGCGCCTGAAAAATATCCGGCGGGGCCGGATCAGCGAATACACCGAGAAATATACGCATGCCAGCTACACGGCGACAGACCCGGCCCAAGAAGAGAACCCGCTCTGGCGCCACCGCGCGCAATGCGTCTTTCCCTGCGCCACCCAGAACGAAATCGACAAGGCTGACGCCTACCGCCTGATCAACAACAACGTCAAAATGATTTGCGAAGGCGCAAGCATGCCCTGCACCGCAGAGGCCCAGGAAATCTTCATCGACAAGGGTATCCCTTACGCTCCGGGCAAGGCGGCCAACGCCGGTGGTGTCGCCGTTTCGGGCCTGGAACTGACCCAGAACAGCATTCGCCTGACCTGGCTGGGCGAGGAAGTGGAGCAGCGGCTTAAAATCATCATGAAGGGCATCCACGACACCTGCCTGTCTGCTGCAGAGGCTTACGGCCACCCGGGAAATTACCTCGTAGGGGCCAATATCGCCGGCTTCGTCAAGGTGGCCGACGCCATGTTGGATCAGGGGGTCATTTAG